One stretch of Leadbetterella byssophila DSM 17132 DNA includes these proteins:
- a CDS encoding peptidase m1 membrane alanine aminopeptidase — protein sequence MKKLFLFLFVPILSFAQQRESQEILFNLLHTELHLEPRWEDQTLKGKAILTLKPHFYAQSTLILDAKEMQVKAVKHGNNALTFRNDGRKLSISLGKTYTPKDTLKIIIDYVAQPEKIKPIPGEENKSEKGLYFINPLGKVKGLPTQLWTQGETQCNSGWFPTIDAPNQKHTQDIFLKVDKKYTTLSNGVLVSSTDAGNGYRIDHWKQKLPHSVYLTMIAVGDFVKVVDPNFKRFEVSYYLEPEYAPHALKIFGRTPSMIEFFEKILGVPYPWEKYAQIPIRKFISGAMENTTATTHAISVMKNPNQLVDANDDAVIAHELFHHWFGDLVTCESWGHLPLNEAFANYSEFLWATHYYGKDEGDYTYLMDLHSYLSESQSKKESLIRHHYGNSEEMFDAHSYQKGGRILHTLREEIGDDAFFASLNKYLTQHAFQTVEVEDLRIAFEKTTGRDLKWFFDQWFKSPGHPQVVITHQKDTKQLRLKVDQIPDSTGLAYFRVRLPVRVFSGSSVKDTVLHLDAPSNTYDIPLQGELVNFIPNPSGYFPGIVKDDRGLSHWIHQYDNSKEMFARLYALESVGIVQENPLESEEIRKVYMRALNDSFWRIRQVAVNAFNDYDGDDFLAIEKVLEDKIQNDPSSNVRAEAFLSVRNFQNPKHLEMARAALKDTSYAVQASALELLFNADVEDGMEIAKAYENVHDGGIFGVLASYYIGKQKEGVGEWLLQRLSLMEGLELYQYVGLLASHLVSAGEEEMNKALPFLEEVALNEPVWYARMNAVRVLMTIKDLSPKAASLLEKVLKEETDENLVPIYKQFNVEGQN from the coding sequence ATGAAAAAGTTATTTCTCTTCCTTTTTGTGCCAATACTTTCCTTTGCGCAGCAAAGGGAATCACAAGAAATTCTATTTAACCTGCTCCATACGGAGTTACATCTCGAGCCTAGATGGGAGGATCAAACCTTGAAAGGTAAAGCAATACTCACTTTGAAACCTCATTTCTATGCTCAAAGTACTTTGATACTAGATGCAAAGGAGATGCAGGTGAAGGCAGTGAAGCATGGAAATAATGCCCTAACCTTCAGAAATGATGGACGTAAACTAAGTATATCCTTAGGGAAGACATATACACCAAAGGATACTTTGAAGATAATTATTGATTATGTAGCCCAACCTGAAAAGATAAAACCTATTCCGGGTGAAGAGAATAAGAGTGAAAAAGGACTGTATTTCATAAATCCTCTGGGTAAGGTCAAGGGGCTGCCTACCCAGTTATGGACCCAAGGAGAAACGCAATGTAACAGCGGATGGTTTCCGACCATTGATGCTCCCAATCAAAAACATACACAAGACATCTTCCTAAAGGTAGACAAGAAATATACTACCTTGTCTAACGGAGTGCTGGTTAGTAGCACGGATGCTGGTAACGGTTATAGGATTGATCATTGGAAGCAAAAGCTGCCTCATTCCGTCTATTTGACCATGATAGCGGTGGGGGATTTCGTAAAGGTCGTAGATCCAAATTTCAAACGTTTCGAAGTTAGCTATTATTTGGAGCCGGAATATGCTCCACACGCATTGAAGATCTTTGGTAGAACACCTTCCATGATTGAATTTTTTGAGAAGATTTTGGGCGTTCCTTATCCTTGGGAAAAGTATGCTCAGATTCCTATCCGGAAGTTTATTTCCGGAGCTATGGAAAATACTACAGCAACCACTCACGCCATTTCTGTGATGAAGAATCCTAACCAACTGGTAGACGCGAACGATGACGCCGTTATAGCGCACGAGTTGTTTCACCATTGGTTTGGAGATCTGGTAACCTGTGAATCCTGGGGACATTTGCCCTTAAATGAGGCTTTTGCTAACTATTCGGAATTCTTGTGGGCCACTCATTATTACGGGAAAGATGAAGGAGACTATACCTATTTAATGGATCTACACTCCTATCTGTCAGAATCCCAATCGAAAAAGGAATCTCTGATCCGTCACCATTATGGAAACAGCGAAGAGATGTTTGATGCTCATTCCTATCAAAAAGGAGGCAGAATTCTACATACTTTAAGGGAAGAGATAGGTGACGATGCATTCTTTGCCAGCCTTAACAAGTATTTAACCCAGCATGCCTTCCAAACCGTGGAAGTTGAAGACCTGCGAATCGCTTTTGAAAAGACCACAGGTAGAGATTTGAAATGGTTTTTTGATCAGTGGTTTAAGTCGCCCGGGCATCCTCAAGTAGTGATAACTCATCAAAAAGATACTAAGCAACTAAGATTAAAGGTGGACCAAATACCTGATTCCACCGGATTAGCTTACTTCAGAGTTAGGCTTCCTGTGCGGGTGTTTAGCGGAAGCTCAGTAAAAGATACGGTTCTGCACTTAGATGCCCCTAGTAATACCTATGATATTCCGCTCCAGGGAGAATTAGTAAATTTTATTCCTAACCCATCAGGTTACTTCCCTGGCATTGTGAAAGACGACAGGGGTCTAAGTCACTGGATTCATCAGTATGACAACTCCAAAGAGATGTTTGCGCGCCTATATGCTTTAGAAAGTGTAGGGATAGTTCAAGAAAATCCTTTGGAATCAGAAGAAATAAGAAAGGTATATATGAGAGCCTTGAATGATTCTTTTTGGAGGATCCGGCAAGTGGCAGTGAATGCTTTCAATGATTATGACGGAGACGATTTCCTTGCTATAGAAAAGGTATTGGAAGATAAGATACAGAACGATCCTTCCTCTAATGTGAGGGCAGAGGCGTTCTTAAGTGTTAGAAATTTCCAAAATCCTAAGCATCTGGAAATGGCCCGTGCCGCTTTGAAAGACACTTCTTATGCTGTACAGGCTTCTGCTTTGGAACTGCTTTTTAATGCTGATGTAGAAGACGGGATGGAGATAGCTAAAGCCTACGAAAATGTTCATGATGGAGGGATATTTGGGGTTTTGGCCAGCTATTACATTGGTAAGCAAAAAGAGGGGGTAGGCGAATGGCTATTGCAGAGATTGAGTCTGATGGAAGGACTGGAATTGTATCAATATGTGGGTCTTTTGGCTTCCCATTTAGTTTCTGCAGGCGAAGAGGAGATGAATAAAGCTCTTCCTTTCCTGGAAGAAGTTGCGCTAAATGAACCTGTTTGGTATGCAAGAATGAATGCAGTGAGGGTTCTAATGACTATTAAAGACCTTTCGCCTAAGGCCGCTAGTTTATTAGAAAAGGTTTTAAAAGAAGAGACAGACGAGAACTTGGTGCCTATTTACAAGCAATTCAATGTGGAGGGACAAAATTAA
- a CDS encoding radical SAM/SPASM domain-containing protein yields MWRDKINFLSKLTPKRVSNALGLVSSFAMSRWNKSAQAKYLPVALAVEPTTSCNLRCPECPSGLRSFTRPTGMLRKDMFEKLMDEIGDTLMYLTFYFQGEPYLHKDFLGMVEKATKKGIYTSTSTNAHYLHYDNALATVKSGLDRLIISIDGTTQDVYTQYRVGGNLNKVLEGTKNIIRAKKELNSRTPHVIFQFLVVKPNEHQMAEVKALAKDLGVDELRFKTAQIYDYENGSELIPENDRFSRYQRVGEGKWAIKNKLIDHCWKMWHSAVVTWDGIVVPCCFDKDAEYRMGNVSEKSFNEVWFSSTYTKFRAQLIKGRKHIEMCKNCTEGTKIWG; encoded by the coding sequence ATGTGGAGGGACAAAATTAATTTTCTATCTAAGCTAACTCCCAAACGAGTAAGTAATGCTTTGGGTTTGGTTTCGTCTTTTGCCATGTCCAGATGGAACAAGTCGGCTCAGGCGAAGTACCTCCCTGTAGCTCTAGCGGTAGAACCTACCACTTCTTGTAACCTAAGATGTCCAGAATGTCCAAGTGGCTTGAGATCTTTTACCCGTCCTACGGGTATGTTGCGCAAGGACATGTTTGAAAAGCTCATGGATGAGATAGGAGATACTTTAATGTATCTTACCTTTTATTTTCAGGGCGAGCCTTACCTGCATAAGGATTTTCTAGGGATGGTAGAAAAGGCTACGAAGAAGGGGATCTATACCTCCACTTCTACGAATGCTCACTATCTTCATTATGATAATGCCTTAGCTACGGTAAAATCCGGTTTAGATAGGCTGATCATCTCCATTGACGGCACAACACAAGATGTCTATACCCAGTATAGGGTAGGAGGTAATCTGAATAAGGTATTAGAAGGAACAAAGAATATCATTCGAGCAAAAAAAGAGCTCAACAGTAGAACTCCGCACGTCATCTTCCAATTTTTGGTAGTTAAACCAAACGAACACCAAATGGCCGAAGTGAAGGCACTAGCTAAAGACTTAGGTGTAGATGAACTAAGATTCAAAACCGCTCAAATCTACGATTATGAGAATGGATCAGAACTCATTCCTGAGAACGACAGATTTTCTCGTTATCAGCGTGTAGGAGAGGGGAAATGGGCTATCAAGAACAAGCTGATAGATCATTGTTGGAAGATGTGGCATTCTGCCGTAGTGACCTGGGACGGGATAGTGGTTCCTTGTTGCTTTGATAAAGACGCGGAATACAGGATGGGTAATGTCTCAGAAAAATCCTTTAATGAAGTATGGTTTTCTAGTACCTACACCAAGTTCAGAGCCCAATTAATCAAAGGACGCAAGCATATCGAGATGTGCAAGAACTGTACGGAAGGGACTAAGATATGGGGATAA